The Endozoicomonas montiporae CL-33 genome contains a region encoding:
- a CDS encoding nucleoside recognition domain-containing protein has product MSATDDQKVTLGNYIALAFAVVFFSGLLQSNEWYGVFDFTTLNGTFGSIAGGGMFRGAGGDGARDGFLFALTLVPTCMFALGMINVLEHYGALKAARKLLSPLLRPLMGLPGSAGLALIGSLQNTDTGAGLTKNLVEDGELNQEETEIFTAFQFSAGATIVNFFSSGAVLFTLTNADGSLAVPTSIGLTVAIMFIFKIVGANILRLVLKAQGNKVNAQTKAA; this is encoded by the coding sequence ATGAGCGCTACTGACGATCAGAAGGTCACGCTCGGAAACTATATTGCGCTGGCTTTTGCTGTCGTATTTTTTTCCGGTTTACTGCAGTCTAACGAATGGTACGGAGTCTTTGACTTCACTACCCTGAACGGTACTTTTGGTTCCATCGCTGGCGGCGGTATGTTCCGTGGTGCGGGTGGTGACGGTGCCCGTGACGGCTTCCTGTTCGCCCTGACTCTGGTTCCTACCTGCATGTTCGCACTGGGCATGATCAACGTTCTGGAACACTACGGCGCTCTGAAAGCGGCTCGTAAACTACTGTCTCCTCTGCTGCGCCCTCTGATGGGTCTGCCGGGTTCTGCCGGTCTGGCTCTGATTGGTTCCCTGCAGAACACCGACACCGGTGCCGGCCTGACCAAAAATCTGGTTGAAGATGGCGAACTGAATCAGGAAGAGACTGAAATCTTCACCGCGTTCCAGTTCTCCGCTGGTGCAACCATCGTGAACTTCTTCAGCTCCGGTGCGGTACTGTTCACCCTGACCAACGCCGACGGCTCTCTGGCAGTTCCAACTTCCATCGGTCTGACCGTGGCTATCATGTTCATCTTCAAGATCGTTGGCGCCAACATCCTGCGTCTGGTACTGAAGGCTCAAGGCAACAAAGTTAACGCTCAGACAAAGGCGGCATAA
- a CDS encoding YjiG family protein: MAQAGKKMITDVFVEGARKGWNIGAMSTIPNVMMAFIIIKALNVTGALGALGALFQPLMILVGLPGEGAAVIMSAIMSMGGAVGIVMGLFSEGILTGEHIAILAPAIYLCGSTIQYAGRILGVIGTRGSLYPIMFAICIANSFMAMFVMNLFFV, from the coding sequence ATGGCTCAAGCTGGCAAAAAGATGATCACTGACGTCTTTGTGGAAGGCGCTCGCAAGGGGTGGAACATTGGTGCAATGAGCACCATTCCAAACGTAATGATGGCTTTCATCATCATCAAGGCTCTGAATGTGACCGGCGCACTGGGCGCTCTGGGTGCACTGTTCCAGCCACTGATGATTCTGGTGGGTCTGCCGGGTGAAGGTGCTGCCGTCATCATGAGCGCTATCATGTCCATGGGCGGTGCAGTCGGTATCGTGATGGGTCTGTTCTCTGAAGGCATCCTGACCGGCGAGCACATTGCGATTCTGGCTCCGGCCATTTACCTGTGTGGTTCCACTATCCAGTACGCTGGTCGTATTCTGGGTGTAATCGGTACCCGTGGTAGCCTGTACCCGATCATGTTTGCAATCTGTATCGCAAACAGCTTTATGGCTATGTTCGTTATGAACCTGTTCTTCGTTTAA
- a CDS encoding nucleoside recognition domain-containing protein, translated as MSATDDQRVTIGNYIALAFAVVFFSGLLQSNEWYGVFDFTTLNGTFGSIAGGMFRGTGGDGARDGFLFALTLVPTCMFALGMINVLEHFGALRAARKLLSPLLRPLMGLPGSAGLALIGSLQNTDTGAGLTKNLMEDGELNEKESEIFGSGPELLYRVNIDPKLNFINQ; from the coding sequence ATGAGTGCAACCGACGATCAAAGAGTAACGATCGGGAATTACATAGCACTGGCATTTGCGGTCGTGTTCTTTTCCGGTTTACTGCAGTCCAACGAATGGTACGGAGTCTTCGACTTCACCACACTGAACGGTACGTTCGGCTCCATCGCGGGCGGAATGTTTCGTGGAACGGGTGGTGACGGTGCCCGTGACGGTTTCCTGTTTGCCCTGACTCTGGTACCCACCTGTATGTTTGCACTGGGCATGATCAACGTTCTGGAGCACTTTGGTGCACTGAGGGCTGCCCGCAAACTGCTTTCACCACTGCTGCGTCCTCTTATGGGTCTGCCTGGCTCTGCCGGTCTGGCGCTGATTGGTTCTCTGCAAAACACCGACACCGGTGCAGGCCTGACCAAGAACCTGATGGAAGACGGTGAGTTGAATGAAAAAGAGTCTGAAATTTTTGGTAGTGGGCCAGAACTGTTATATCGCGTGAATATTGACCCCAAACTCAACTTTATTAATCAATAA
- a CDS encoding IS1 family transposase (programmed frameshift) yields MCLTQVLCTTCGSNQVRPFGYSTHDVPRYYCCNDKCEIKTFMLEYRYKACEPGVKEKIIDMAINGSGIRDTSKVLGISKTTVIKTLKKKKSGLVKVNPNIQTIDLKSDAIIHVGLVCQEAELDEQWSYVHDKSNQRWLWYAVDHATNTVLAYVFGKRKDEVFKELKTLLKPFGINKFYTDDWGAYERHLDENMHIIGKANTQKIERKNLNFRTWIKRLARKTICFSKLEKMHDIVIGLLINKVEFGVNIHAI; encoded by the exons ATGTGCCTTACGCAAGTCCTCTGTACAACATGTGGCAGTAACCAAGTTCGGCCTTTCGGATACAGCACTCATGATGTTCCACGATACTATTGCTGTAATGACAAATGTGAAATCAAAACCTTCATGCTTGAATATCGCTACAAGGCCTGTGAGCCTGGCGTTAAAGAAAAAATCATCGATATGGCAATAAATGGCAGCGGAATCAGGGATACAAGTAAAGTACTCGGAATAAGCAAGACAACAGTAATAAAGACTCTAAAAAAAAAGA AAAGCGGTCTGGTAAAGGTCAACCCAAATATTCAAACTATTGATCTCAAGTCAGATGCAATTATTCATGTAGGGCTTGTCTGCCAAGAGGCTGAGCTAGATGAGCAGTGGTCGTATGTTCATGATAAATCGAACCAACGCTGGCTTTGGTATGCTGTTGATCACGCTACAAATACCGTGCTTGCTTATGTTTTCGGAAAACGGAAAGATGAAGTTTTTAAAGAACTCAAAACACTTCTGAAGCCATTTGGTATTAATAAATTTTACACCGATGATTGGGGAGCCTATGAGCGACACCTTGATGAAAACATGCATATTATTGGTAAAGCAAACACTCAGAAGATAGAGCGTAAAAACCTTAATTTTCGGACTTGGATTAAACGGTTGGCCAGAAAGACAATTTGTTTTTCAAAGCTCGAAAAGATGCACGATATTGTTATTGGATTATTGATTAATAAAGTTGAGTTTGGGGTCAATATTCACGCGATATAA
- a CDS encoding YjiG family protein: protein MAQAPKKMITDVFVEGARKGWNIGAMSTIPNVMMAFIIIKALNVTGALTALGALFQPLMVLVGLPGEGAAVLMGAIMSMGGAVGIVMGLFSEGILTGEHIAILAPAIYLMGSTIQYAGRILGVIGTRGSLYPILFAICIANGFMAMFVMNLLV from the coding sequence ATGGCTCAAGCTCCAAAAAAGATGATCACTGACGTCTTTGTTGAAGGCGCGAGAAAAGGCTGGAACATTGGTGCAATGAGCACCATTCCAAACGTAATGATGGCTTTCATCATTATTAAAGCCCTGAATGTTACCGGTGCCCTGACCGCTCTGGGAGCACTGTTCCAACCGCTGATGGTGCTGGTTGGTCTGCCCGGTGAAGGTGCAGCGGTACTCATGGGAGCCATCATGTCCATGGGCGGTGCAGTGGGTATCGTAATGGGACTGTTCTCGGAAGGTATCCTGACCGGCGAACACATTGCGATTCTGGCTCCGGCGATCTACCTGATGGGGTCTACCATTCAGTATGCGGGTCGAATCCTTGGTGTCATTGGTACCCGCGGCAGCCTGTACCCGATTCTGTTTGCGATCTGTATTGCTAATGGCTTTATGGCAATGTTTGTCATGAACCTGCTGGTTTAA
- a CDS encoding DUF406 family protein, with protein sequence MKDTDQYESAACNCVEVGTLIREDDTLLTLDFCDNDQMTAKEQFDRMEKDALSVGSGNCQIQSEMVEADGKPIIRAMFDFDCTAEKLIFQMKHK encoded by the coding sequence ATGAAAGACACTGACCAGTACGAGAGCGCCGCCTGCAACTGCGTGGAAGTTGGCACCCTGATCCGTGAAGACGACACCCTTCTGACACTGGACTTCTGCGACAACGATCAGATGACCGCTAAAGAACAGTTTGACCGGATGGAAAAGGATGCTCTATCCGTTGGCTCCGGCAACTGCCAGATTCAGTCAGAAATGGTTGAAGCCGATGGTAAACCAATCATTCGTGCCATGTTTGACTTTGACTGCACGGCCGAAAAGCTGATTTTCCAGATGAAGCATAAATAA
- a CDS encoding DoxX family protein translates to MQAIISSFYGAASPELRQKLSGFGLLVMRAGLGIGMWTHGWPKLVNYAERAPKFVDPFGVGPEATLVLAIMAELLGSIALTVGLFSRLSACALAFSMAIAAYYFGHELAYIYMLAYIGLIFTGPGRYSIDQMIYKRYVA, encoded by the coding sequence ATGCAAGCAATCATCTCTTCATTTTACGGGGCAGCCAGCCCGGAATTACGTCAGAAACTCTCCGGCTTTGGGTTACTGGTCATGCGGGCAGGCCTGGGCATCGGCATGTGGACACACGGCTGGCCGAAGCTGGTCAATTATGCAGAAAGGGCGCCAAAGTTTGTCGATCCATTCGGGGTCGGGCCTGAAGCCACTCTGGTACTGGCCATAATGGCCGAACTTCTGGGCAGTATTGCCCTGACCGTTGGTTTATTCTCACGTCTCAGTGCCTGCGCCCTGGCCTTCTCTATGGCAATCGCTGCCTATTATTTTGGACATGAACTGGCTTATATCTACATGCTGGCCTACATCGGGCTGATCTTTACCGGACCCGGCCGTTACTCCATTGACCAGATGATCTACAAGCGTTACGTCGCCTGA
- a CDS encoding alpha-ketoglutarate-dependent dioxygenase AlkB family protein, producing MAAPECIPAQDAQLQLWHEALSPAEAQQYFQHLLADTPWKQDRIRMFGKRVAIPRLQAWYGDEHCSYSYSGLQLAPLGWSPLLMQLKTRVETLSQQRFNSVLLNLYRTGKDSNGWHSDDEPELGDQPVIASLSLGGSRRFKLRHKFDPSISGINIQLNSGSLLVMSGHSQSHWQHCLPKTARPTEPRINLTFRNILHGPH from the coding sequence ATGGCAGCGCCTGAATGCATACCCGCACAAGATGCACAGCTTCAACTGTGGCATGAAGCTCTGTCACCCGCTGAGGCTCAACAGTATTTTCAGCATCTTCTAGCCGACACGCCATGGAAACAGGATCGGATACGGATGTTTGGCAAACGGGTGGCTATTCCCAGACTGCAGGCATGGTACGGTGACGAACATTGCAGCTACAGTTATTCCGGTCTGCAGCTTGCCCCTCTGGGCTGGTCACCCCTGCTAATGCAGTTAAAGACAAGAGTTGAAACCCTGAGCCAACAGAGATTTAACAGCGTTCTTTTGAACCTCTATCGAACCGGAAAGGACAGTAATGGCTGGCACAGTGATGACGAGCCGGAGCTGGGAGACCAGCCCGTTATTGCCTCACTGAGCCTTGGCGGATCACGCCGTTTTAAACTTCGGCATAAATTCGATCCATCGATTTCGGGGATCAATATTCAGTTAAACAGCGGTTCCCTGCTGGTTATGTCTGGACATTCCCAATCACACTGGCAACATTGCCTGCCGAAAACCGCTCGCCCAACCGAGCCCCGAATCAACCTGACGTTCAGGAACATCCTGCATGGCCCGCATTGA
- a CDS encoding tRNA-uridine aminocarboxypropyltransferase, with amino-acid sequence MARIECPRCLRPLKTCYCQALTPETATTDLLIIQHPSETRHAVNSARIASLGITNCEIIVGEDFSKSTELDKRLSNRHACLLFPSDNAVTVRTYQENRTKPDLCVILDGTWRKAKKIYYLNPVLQALPAVTLSDTYTSTYTIRKTPGKGALSTIEATVAFLREVSQMPAAHQNCLDAFGKMINAQIEAMGKETLVVAQFCDSSPVC; translated from the coding sequence ATGGCCCGCATTGAGTGCCCCCGCTGCCTTCGCCCGCTAAAAACCTGTTATTGCCAGGCACTAACCCCGGAAACAGCGACAACAGACCTGTTAATCATTCAGCACCCATCAGAAACCCGCCACGCTGTTAACAGCGCCCGTATTGCCAGCCTGGGCATTACAAACTGTGAAATAATCGTGGGCGAAGATTTCAGCAAGTCCACAGAACTGGACAAACGACTGTCAAATCGTCATGCCTGTCTGCTGTTTCCTTCAGACAACGCAGTGACCGTCAGAACTTATCAGGAGAACAGAACAAAACCGGATCTGTGCGTTATTCTGGATGGCACTTGGCGCAAAGCCAAAAAAATCTACTACCTCAATCCGGTTTTACAGGCTCTGCCCGCTGTCACGTTGTCCGACACTTACACATCGACTTACACCATCAGAAAAACCCCGGGCAAAGGCGCTTTATCAACCATTGAAGCGACGGTTGCTTTTTTAAGAGAGGTCAGCCAGATGCCAGCCGCCCACCAGAACTGTCTGGATGCCTTTGGGAAAATGATCAATGCCCAGATTGAAGCAATGGGCAAGGAAACGTTGGTAGTGGCACAGTTCTGTGATTCTAGCCCTGTCTGCTAA
- a CDS encoding DTW domain-containing protein encodes MYYLNPVLQALPAVTLSDTYTSTYTIRKTPGKGALSTIEATVAFLREVSQMPAAHQNCLDAFGKMINAQIEAMGKETFIKNYSDRIQ; translated from the coding sequence ATCTACTACCTCAATCCGGTTTTACAGGCTCTGCCCGCTGTCACGTTGTCCGACACTTACACATCGACTTACACCATCAGAAAAACCCCGGGCAAAGGCGCTTTATCAACCATTGAAGCGACGGTTGCTTTTTTAAGAGAGGTCAGCCAGATGCCAGCCGCCCACCAGAACTGTCTGGATGCCTTTGGGAAAATGATCAATGCCCAGATTGAAGCAATGGGCAAGGAAACGTTTATAAAAAATTACTCGGACAGAATCCAATAA
- a CDS encoding ArnT family glycosyltransferase, translating into MNSGALNSTNNGTSTGTQGQSRLWLYGTLIVAVALIMRLLSLGTYPLMDTSEARYGEMVRLMVETNDWITPYFDYDVPFWGKPPLFIWMSAISFKLFGINEFAARFPALLSSIGTLWLTWTLASFQLSRNAAKLAVLILTTSAMFLVLAGALLADPIMVFSITLVITSFWIAFNSNERSQAVHWGYLFFVGSALALLSKSLVGLVLAGLPIFFWCLLRRQFMQLWQRLPWVSGTVLAAAIALPWFIAAEIKTPGMLEYMIIGEHFSRYLDSGWEGDQFGSAHIRPIGMIWPLFIAGGIPWSLVLAGYAVRALWCKFRHKQPLALSEWACFLACWLLSLLLFFTFARNMIWTYALPMMPPLALALATLWAPHLNTSMHRRIVSGACITPVLMAITIYMLINDGGKKSQKTMVQAMLNEKASQPGELLYYKKRPFSSRFYSHGKSILVDTADEINTLINNGKTDFLATRKGYFEYLPAYLQERFTAIHYYRDWILWREKNDR; encoded by the coding sequence ATGAACTCTGGCGCTCTCAATAGCACTAACAATGGCACTAGCACCGGCACTCAAGGCCAGAGCAGACTCTGGCTGTATGGCACTTTGATTGTTGCTGTCGCACTCATTATGCGTCTACTGTCGTTGGGAACCTACCCGCTGATGGACACCAGTGAAGCACGGTACGGTGAAATGGTGCGACTGATGGTTGAAACCAACGACTGGATTACGCCCTACTTTGATTACGATGTGCCTTTCTGGGGAAAACCACCCCTGTTTATCTGGATGTCTGCCATCAGTTTCAAACTGTTCGGCATCAACGAGTTTGCTGCCCGATTCCCGGCACTGCTAAGCAGCATTGGCACACTCTGGCTGACCTGGACACTGGCGTCTTTCCAGCTCAGCCGCAATGCCGCAAAACTGGCCGTTCTGATTCTCACTACCAGCGCCATGTTTCTGGTGTTAGCTGGTGCCTTGCTGGCTGACCCGATTATGGTATTCAGCATCACACTGGTCATCACCAGCTTCTGGATTGCGTTTAACAGCAACGAACGATCTCAGGCTGTTCACTGGGGTTACCTGTTCTTTGTCGGCTCGGCTCTGGCGTTGCTGTCAAAAAGTCTGGTCGGGCTGGTACTGGCAGGCCTGCCCATTTTCTTCTGGTGCTTGCTCCGTAGGCAGTTTATGCAACTCTGGCAGCGCCTGCCCTGGGTAAGCGGTACTGTTTTAGCCGCAGCAATTGCCCTGCCATGGTTTATTGCAGCTGAAATAAAAACACCGGGCATGCTGGAATATATGATTATCGGGGAACATTTCAGCCGGTATCTGGACAGCGGCTGGGAAGGCGACCAGTTCGGCTCGGCACACATCCGCCCCATTGGCATGATCTGGCCACTCTTTATTGCCGGAGGCATTCCCTGGTCTCTGGTACTGGCCGGATACGCCGTTCGGGCATTGTGGTGTAAGTTCAGACATAAACAGCCACTGGCTCTGTCTGAATGGGCATGTTTTCTGGCGTGCTGGCTGCTTTCCCTGTTGCTGTTTTTCACCTTTGCCAGAAACATGATCTGGACCTATGCCTTACCCATGATGCCGCCGCTGGCTCTGGCTCTGGCAACCCTCTGGGCGCCACACCTCAACACATCAATGCATCGGCGTATTGTATCGGGCGCCTGTATTACACCTGTATTAATGGCGATCACCATTTATATGCTCATAAACGACGGAGGGAAAAAATCCCAAAAGACTATGGTTCAGGCCATGCTTAACGAAAAGGCCAGCCAACCCGGTGAGCTTCTCTATTACAAGAAACGTCCTTTTTCTTCCCGTTTTTATTCTCACGGAAAATCCATACTGGTTGATACCGCCGATGAGATTAATACCCTGATTAATAATGGAAAAACAGACTTTCTGGCGACCAGAAAAGGTTACTTTGAATACCTGCCTGCTTATTTGCAGGAACGTTTTACCGCTATTCACTACTATCGCGACTGGATATTATGGCGGGAAAAAAATGACCGGTAA
- a CDS encoding TetR/AcrR family transcriptional regulator gives MGRHSSFDKQAVLESALTLFWSKGFSATSLRQLEEVTELHPGSLYHHFKSKEGLYVSVLKYYLEHEMPDRINRYLTGNAPLSGIRRFFTSGYRNPQEQHYRNCCFLACSSAELHLLPQEAQSLINKGMMDIQDAFEKQLGLLTRQGYTFSQEINDIAKHLSCLFLGLQLFARIQSNQHQLDSIINNSLQQLLPHRIN, from the coding sequence ATGGGAAGACATTCATCATTTGATAAACAGGCTGTGCTTGAAAGTGCTTTGACTTTGTTCTGGTCAAAGGGTTTTTCTGCGACTTCTCTGAGACAACTTGAAGAAGTCACCGAATTACATCCGGGAAGTTTGTACCATCATTTCAAAAGCAAAGAAGGTTTGTACGTCAGTGTGCTGAAATACTATCTGGAACATGAAATGCCTGATCGTATCAACCGATACCTGACCGGCAACGCACCTTTAAGCGGCATTCGTCGTTTTTTTACTTCCGGCTATCGCAATCCACAGGAACAACATTATCGTAACTGTTGTTTTCTTGCCTGCTCCAGTGCCGAGCTCCATCTGCTACCGCAGGAGGCACAATCCCTGATCAATAAAGGCATGATGGATATTCAGGATGCCTTTGAAAAGCAGCTTGGATTACTTACCCGCCAAGGGTACACCTTTTCGCAAGAAATCAACGACATAGCCAAACATCTATCCTGCCTGTTTCTGGGTCTGCAGCTGTTTGCACGAATTCAGTCAAACCAGCATCAACTGGACTCAATCATTAACAACAGTCTGCAGCAATTGTTACCACACCGGATCAACTGA
- a CDS encoding phosphatase PAP2 family protein: MDTFIIISSMQQHLAFVDAPVRALSTYGYSYYYLLVAAIVFWSGFTRAGGRLAMGTVTSSVVFGSCRHFFASPRPYWIYPELFNGMTEKSYGMPSGHTQNATMFWGLMAYSLKNRWFWLAAAALILLTGISRLYLGVHFPLQVAIGLMLGLTLLLLFILFEQRVIDFLQPMPAWKKITLTVFATFLPFVFILICREVLHIGSTSHNPLPYSLFLRFNGLLTGCAVGLLFTLPVTPSLRLFFTRAIPGTISVIVIWQNMPELNSLKDHPVQFYTARFGLYTSLALWATWLWPLLHQRLGAFRT, encoded by the coding sequence ATGGATACCTTTATTATTATTTCCAGCATGCAGCAGCATCTTGCCTTTGTTGATGCACCTGTGCGCGCACTCTCCACCTACGGTTATTCTTACTATTACCTTTTGGTCGCTGCGATCGTTTTCTGGAGCGGCTTTACCCGTGCCGGAGGCAGGCTGGCCATGGGGACGGTGACCAGCAGTGTTGTCTTTGGCTCCTGTCGTCATTTCTTTGCCTCACCCCGCCCCTACTGGATTTACCCCGAACTGTTCAACGGGATGACAGAAAAGTCCTATGGAATGCCTTCCGGGCATACACAAAACGCCACTATGTTCTGGGGGTTAATGGCTTACAGCCTGAAAAACAGGTGGTTCTGGCTGGCAGCTGCCGCTTTGATTCTGTTAACCGGGATTTCAAGACTCTATCTGGGCGTTCATTTTCCTTTGCAGGTTGCCATCGGGCTAATGTTGGGTTTAACCCTGTTGCTGTTATTCATTCTCTTTGAACAGCGGGTAATAGATTTTCTCCAGCCTATGCCTGCCTGGAAAAAAATAACCCTGACTGTATTTGCCACCTTTCTGCCGTTTGTTTTTATCCTGATTTGTCGGGAAGTGTTGCATATCGGCTCAACCAGCCACAATCCATTACCCTACAGTTTGTTTTTACGATTCAACGGATTACTGACCGGCTGCGCTGTTGGATTACTGTTTACCCTGCCTGTAACGCCTTCTTTGCGACTGTTTTTCACCCGCGCCATTCCCGGAACCATCAGTGTCATTGTCATCTGGCAAAACATGCCGGAGCTTAACAGCCTGAAAGATCATCCTGTTCAGTTTTACACAGCACGGTTCGGTCTGTATACCTCGCTGGCTCTCTGGGCTACCTGGCTCTGGCCTCTTTTGCACCAGCGGCTGGGAGCCTTTCGAACTTAA
- a CDS encoding nucleoid-associated protein, producing the protein MAIKQILVHQLEQNPESNALTTTTGHILPPTPALEAMLDDLLQTYNKKQDKRYGQFAAEPESPFPAELGQYLNDELTFEDLTVNTLSQISEKLGEAGALGGGYVLFADYQQGLTRYLILCMLNSNISVTVTEDLSIQDCAYLDTGKMSLACRINVTEWQGNTDSGRYLSFLRPRGGRRLSDVFQEALGCSETSGSKEEADTLVKAVKAFASEAPSLENHKEVSRQVYDFCQTKVDEGDALTLEELTGYLSEAGSDEFARFVNTRDYDMTTPMAPEKRTLTKLVRYTGRSKGLTLAFDAELLGTQVHYDETTDQLVIKGVPEKLKEQLKGQ; encoded by the coding sequence ATGGCTATTAAACAGATCCTCGTCCATCAGCTGGAACAAAACCCTGAAAGCAACGCCCTGACCACAACAACAGGTCATATACTGCCCCCCACCCCGGCTTTGGAGGCTATGCTGGATGACCTGCTGCAAACCTATAACAAAAAACAGGATAAACGTTACGGTCAATTTGCTGCGGAGCCTGAAAGCCCGTTCCCGGCAGAACTCGGCCAATACCTGAATGACGAGCTGACGTTTGAAGATCTGACCGTTAACACACTGAGTCAGATCAGTGAAAAGCTGGGAGAAGCAGGCGCTCTGGGCGGAGGCTATGTTCTGTTTGCAGACTATCAGCAGGGACTCACCCGTTATCTGATACTGTGCATGTTGAACAGCAACATCAGCGTTACCGTTACAGAAGACCTTTCCATACAGGACTGTGCTTACCTCGACACCGGCAAAATGTCTCTGGCCTGTCGCATTAATGTGACCGAGTGGCAAGGCAACACCGACAGTGGCCGCTATTTGTCCTTCCTGCGTCCCCGGGGCGGGCGACGTCTGAGTGATGTATTCCAGGAAGCTCTTGGGTGCAGCGAAACCAGTGGCAGCAAGGAAGAAGCCGACACTCTGGTAAAAGCCGTAAAAGCGTTTGCCAGCGAAGCACCCTCACTGGAGAACCATAAAGAAGTCAGTCGTCAGGTATACGACTTCTGCCAGACTAAAGTAGATGAAGGCGATGCCCTGACTCTGGAAGAATTAACCGGCTATCTCAGTGAAGCCGGATCAGACGAATTTGCACGGTTCGTCAACACCCGCGACTACGATATGACCACGCCCATGGCGCCGGAAAAACGGACACTCACCAAGCTGGTTCGTTACACCGGTCGCAGCAAAGGGCTGACTCTGGCCTTTGATGCCGAGCTTCTGGGCACTCAAGTGCATTACGATGAAACCACTGACCAGCTGGTCATTAAAGGCGTTCCGGAAAAGCTGAAAGAGCAACTGAAAGGTCAATAA
- a CDS encoding class I SAM-dependent methyltransferase, whose protein sequence is MLEWCIRTGLIKKIDERLENSVLKLIGLGLNVKYQEWKEFVCVLWRFRACKIFLLSYCLLKFLYLFSGPYSVSRRYLKWMNADDFYSYGETPLMSLASMADRIGLSGDDHVFELGAGSGFTSLWLNLVAGCRVTAIEQVPGFVWRLSWVVRLLRISGVNVCREDYLNSDLSSATIIYLFASDLDDVVITQLAEKLALLSAGTRIVTVSYSLQPYIDQPAFEVMDQFEACFPWGAADVYVQRVCEMTRKT, encoded by the coding sequence GTGTTGGAATGGTGCATTCGTACTGGTTTAATAAAAAAAATAGATGAACGACTGGAAAATTCTGTGCTGAAACTGATAGGGCTTGGATTGAATGTTAAGTATCAGGAATGGAAAGAGTTTGTTTGCGTTCTATGGCGCTTTCGAGCCTGTAAGATATTTTTGTTGAGTTATTGCCTGCTGAAGTTTCTCTACCTTTTTTCCGGCCCTTACAGCGTTAGTCGGCGATATCTGAAATGGATGAATGCTGATGATTTTTATAGTTACGGTGAAACGCCTCTGATGTCATTAGCCAGTATGGCTGATCGTATTGGTTTGTCTGGTGATGACCATGTGTTTGAACTGGGGGCTGGTAGTGGTTTTACCTCGTTGTGGCTAAATCTTGTAGCCGGATGTCGGGTAACCGCCATTGAGCAGGTGCCGGGTTTTGTCTGGCGACTGAGCTGGGTTGTCAGGTTGTTAAGGATTTCTGGTGTTAACGTTTGCCGTGAAGATTATCTGAATTCCGACCTGAGTTCTGCGACGATCATTTATCTGTTTGCTTCTGATCTGGATGATGTGGTGATCACACAGTTGGCGGAAAAGCTGGCTTTGTTATCGGCAGGTACCCGCATTGTGACTGTCAGCTATTCTTTGCAACCTTACATTGATCAGCCTGCGTTTGAAGTGATGGATCAGTTTGAAGCCTGTTTTCCATGGGGTGCTGCCGACGTTTATGTTCAGAGAGTCTGCGAAATGACTCGCAAAACTTAA
- a CDS encoding DUF3094 family protein translates to MDRTQTRLKPEDQAKVDDFLNRGTNATERNAFRPFKLMLWLAAIIVVLGVLSRVIGVFILG, encoded by the coding sequence ATGGACAGAACCCAGACCCGACTGAAGCCAGAAGATCAGGCCAAAGTCGATGATTTTTTGAATCGGGGAACCAACGCCACTGAACGCAATGCCTTCAGACCCTTTAAGCTAATGCTCTGGCTGGCAGCTATTATTGTTGTGCTTGGAGTACTGAGCAGGGTCATTGGCGTATTCATCCTGGGCTAA